In Paludibaculum fermentans, the genomic stretch CAGGGCGTGAACGGCGGCGGCTACGAACCAGACTACGACGCCCAGCATGACGGCGGTCATGCCAAAATTTGCGCGATTGGCCACTTTCAGGCCAAACAGGTTCATGACTGTGATCGCCGAGGAGAACAGGATCAGCCAAACGGGCGGCGGCACGCTGGGGAAGAAGCGCTGGGCCGTGAGGCTCAGGTAGATCACGCTCATCAGCGGGATCAACACGTAGTCGAGCAGCATGACCCATCCGGCCAGAAAGCCCACCAGCGGATGAAGGGTTTGTTGGGCGTAGGTGTAAGCGGAGCCGGCAGTGGGGAAAACCGTCGCCATTTTGCCGTAGCTGTATGCCGTGAGGGACATGCAGACCATCGCCAGGGCATACGCCAGCGCCATGTGGCCCCGGGACATGCTGCTGACGATGCCGAACATGGGGAACGGCGCGGTGGGGCCCACGAAGGTCAGGCCGAACAGGACGAGCAGCCGCAGGTCCAGGATCCGTTTGAGATGCGCAGGCTCGGGGCCGGAGGCGGTCATCGGGAGGGCACCTCGACTCCGCACCAGCGCTGGACCATCTGCAGCAGGACCCGCGCCGCCTGCTCCAGCGATTCGACGTCGACGAATTCGTCGGCCTGGTGCGCATTCCCACCGGAGGGGCCCCACATCACCGCAGGCACCTGGAAGCAGCGCTGGAAGATGTACATGTCGCTTGGGGCATCGAGACCCTCCACGTGCGCTTCGTGCCCGAGGCTGCGGGCGGCCGATTGCAGTTCGGTCACCAGGGAGTGGCCGGAGTCGAGAGAGCATCCGGGCAGCCAGCGCATGGGGAAATGAAATGCCGGACGGGTGCGGAACAGATCCGGCCGGGCGTCGAGGGTCGCATCCCACCAGCGCTGAAAATCGGCGCGGGCTTCATCGCCCGTCTCGTCCGGCATGGTCTGGAAGTAGATCTCCATGCGGCACCGTTCGGCGATGGAGATGGGCTGGGTCCAGCCCCAGTTGCCGGTGGCAATGTTCGTGACCCAGGCGGCGAAGGGTTCCACGCAACCTGCGTAGTAAGGATGGATGGCGACGCGGCTCTCGCGCTCGCGGGCGAAAGCCGGAACCGCGGCGAGGATGTGCGCCAGTTGCTCTGTCACCCTGCCGGCAGGCTCGCCCGTGGAGAGGATGCCCCCACCGCCTCGCAGGTCCACGTGCACTACCTGGCCGCCGCGCTGGGCCGGGCAGATCTTGAGAAACGTTGGTTCGGTGATGATGGCTGCGTCGGCCGTATAGCCGCGCAATCTCGCGGCCAGAGTGCCGTTGACCCCACCGAACTCTTCGTCGACAACGGTCTCGAAGATGAGGTCGCCGTTCAGCGTCGCGCCCACGTCGTGGAGCACGCGCAGCACGGTGAGATTCATGG encodes the following:
- a CDS encoding M20/M25/M40 family metallo-hydrolase; the protein is MLDLKSQALKPTDGSPDARAVLDAAFERARTYLVQTLAELVRTPSENLPPRGNESACQQFVARELESLGLTPDVYLLGSVEGLQSHPEYWPDRDYSNRPNVNAVMRGRGGRSLVLSGHIDTVPADTPVEWSHPPFGGVIENGRLYGRGAWDMKAGVAMNLTVLRVLHDVGATLNGDLIFETVVDEEFGGVNGTLAARLRGYTADAAIITEPTFLKICPAQRGGQVVHVDLRGGGGILSTGEPAGRVTEQLAHILAAVPAFARERESRVAIHPYYAGCVEPFAAWVTNIATGNWGWTQPISIAERCRMEIYFQTMPDETGDEARADFQRWWDATLDARPDLFRTRPAFHFPMRWLPGCSLDSGHSLVTELQSAARSLGHEAHVEGLDAPSDMYIFQRCFQVPAVMWGPSGGNAHQADEFVDVESLEQAARVLLQMVQRWCGVEVPSR